The Streptomyces sp. NBC_01275 genome has a segment encoding these proteins:
- a CDS encoding trypsin-like serine protease — MALPVAAAALAAAVAGVLVTTSAGAATSLPTPATTSPSSSELNKRLVTAYAGDDIAGETSSQTSLSASTGSKAGSSSSSASVDPKIIGGTTTTVAAAPWMAQLWYGDDRGTTTETDDIGFFCGGAVVSPTKILTAAHCVKGYNWKAHGVVITGTAQLLSVDADGNADLHGGTATGIWRQWNHPSYSATTIDNDLAVLTLPNPVKATPIQLTTAGDTASYKAGTTAKVFGWGRTTSTTQDISDTLKTADLPIQSNATCTGFSSSFIAGHMVCAGDPATGSDAGTTSACNGDSGGPLVVGGKIVGVVSWGVKDCVKAGAYSVFTKVTTYVGAASPRIDDTNLSGDHNADLFVRNSSTKTGYELDSKGTTLAARESWGSFSAWNLVLQTDLNRDGYQDFILRRTSDGDVYWRHYVPSSGTWTSNLIGDNWKSRLSIVAPGDVTGDALPDLLSVDSAGVLWIYPGKGAGTFGTRVKVGTGWNQYNFVRGHGDFTNDGRADLLARNKSTGAVYLFKGTGKAGTGAFAARVKVATWSTATYNAFDTVGDVNGDGKADLLARTPAGTLYLYKGTGKSTSEIFATRVSLGTSFKQYDLFG, encoded by the coding sequence ATGGCCCTGCCCGTCGCCGCGGCCGCCCTGGCCGCCGCCGTCGCCGGGGTGCTGGTGACGACGTCCGCCGGCGCCGCCACCTCGCTGCCGACGCCGGCCACCACGTCGCCGTCGAGCAGCGAACTGAACAAGCGGCTCGTGACCGCCTACGCCGGCGACGACATCGCGGGCGAGACGTCCTCCCAGACGTCCCTGAGCGCGAGCACCGGCTCCAAGGCCGGCTCCAGCTCCAGCTCCGCCAGCGTCGACCCGAAGATCATCGGCGGTACGACGACGACCGTCGCCGCGGCCCCCTGGATGGCCCAGCTCTGGTACGGCGACGACCGCGGGACCACCACCGAGACCGACGACATCGGCTTCTTCTGCGGCGGCGCGGTCGTCTCGCCGACGAAGATCCTCACCGCCGCGCACTGCGTCAAGGGCTACAACTGGAAGGCCCACGGCGTCGTCATCACCGGCACCGCGCAGCTGCTGTCCGTCGACGCCGACGGCAACGCCGACCTGCACGGCGGCACCGCCACCGGTATCTGGCGGCAGTGGAACCACCCGTCGTACAGCGCGACGACCATCGACAACGACCTCGCCGTGCTGACCCTGCCGAACCCGGTCAAGGCGACGCCGATCCAGCTGACGACGGCCGGCGACACGGCCTCCTACAAGGCCGGCACCACCGCCAAGGTCTTCGGCTGGGGACGCACCACCTCCACCACGCAGGACATCTCCGACACCCTGAAGACGGCCGACCTGCCGATCCAGTCCAACGCGACCTGCACGGGCTTCAGCAGTTCCTTCATCGCGGGCCACATGGTGTGCGCGGGCGACCCCGCCACCGGTTCCGACGCCGGCACCACCTCCGCCTGCAACGGCGACTCCGGCGGTCCGCTGGTGGTCGGCGGCAAGATCGTGGGCGTCGTGTCGTGGGGCGTGAAGGACTGCGTCAAGGCGGGCGCGTACAGCGTCTTCACCAAGGTCACCACCTACGTCGGCGCCGCCTCCCCGCGCATCGACGACACCAACCTCAGCGGCGACCACAACGCCGACCTCTTCGTGCGCAACTCCTCCACGAAGACCGGCTACGAGCTGGACTCCAAGGGCACCACGCTCGCCGCCCGCGAGTCCTGGGGCTCCTTCAGCGCCTGGAACCTGGTCCTGCAGACGGACCTCAACCGCGACGGCTACCAGGACTTCATCCTGCGCCGCACGTCCGACGGCGACGTCTACTGGCGGCACTACGTGCCGTCCAGCGGCACCTGGACCAGCAACCTGATCGGCGACAACTGGAAGTCGCGGCTGTCGATCGTCGCCCCCGGCGACGTCACCGGCGACGCCCTGCCGGACCTGCTCTCCGTCGACTCCGCCGGCGTCCTGTGGATCTACCCGGGCAAGGGCGCCGGCACGTTCGGCACCCGTGTGAAGGTCGGCACGGGCTGGAACCAGTACAACTTCGTGCGCGGACACGGGGACTTCACCAACGACGGTCGCGCCGACCTGCTCGCCCGCAACAAGAGCACCGGCGCGGTCTACCTCTTCAAGGGCACCGGCAAGGCCGGCACGGGCGCCTTCGCGGCCCGGGTCAAGGTGGCCACCTGGTCCACCGCGACGTACAACGCCTTCGACACCGTCGGGGACGTCAACGGCGACGGCAAGGCCGACCTGCTGGCCCGCACGCCCGCCGGCACGCTGTACCTGTACAAGGGCACCGGAAAGAGCACGAGCGAGATCTTTGCCACAAGGGTGTCGCTCGGCACCAGTTTCAAGCAGTACGACCTCTTCGGCTGA
- a CDS encoding LCP family protein has product MSAESTPDPGIPGSTGTPGNTGPTGEPTADGPRRRGKGRRRKQRGRRKGLLIMAWTAAGIVVLGGTGAGYLYFKLNGNIKSVDIDQALGTDRPTKVDNGSENILVLGSDTRSGSNKKLGGGTDDGSARSDTAMIIHVYEGHKKASVVSIPRDTLIDRPSCTDTAGTVHDAASGVMFNSAYSTGGAACAVKTVESLSGIRMDHYLEVDFSGFEKLIDELGGVDVTTTKAIDDPDSHLKLKAGTHTLDGEQALGLVRTRHGVGDGSDLGRIQLQQAFIKALVDQVKHVGLFTSPTKLYALADTATKAVTTDSDLGTVNSLMSFTNGLKGISSKHMNMVTMPVQYDPADPNRVVVSQAKAKQVWTALKNDRAIPKAATQGNASGEAAGVVTAS; this is encoded by the coding sequence ATGTCCGCCGAGAGCACGCCGGACCCCGGCATACCGGGGAGCACCGGCACACCGGGGAACACCGGTCCAACGGGTGAGCCGACCGCCGACGGTCCGCGCCGCCGAGGCAAGGGCCGCCGCCGTAAGCAGCGGGGCCGGCGCAAGGGGCTGCTGATCATGGCCTGGACCGCCGCGGGCATCGTGGTGCTGGGCGGCACCGGGGCGGGCTACCTGTACTTCAAGCTCAACGGCAACATCAAGAGCGTCGACATCGACCAGGCCCTGGGCACCGACCGGCCGACGAAGGTCGACAACGGCTCCGAGAACATCCTCGTCCTGGGCTCGGACACCCGCTCCGGCTCCAACAAGAAGCTCGGCGGCGGCACCGACGACGGCAGCGCCCGCTCCGACACGGCGATGATCATCCATGTGTACGAGGGGCACAAGAAGGCCAGCGTGGTCTCCATCCCGCGCGACACCCTCATCGACCGGCCGTCCTGCACCGACACCGCGGGAACCGTCCACGACGCGGCGTCCGGCGTGATGTTCAACTCGGCGTACTCCACGGGCGGCGCGGCCTGCGCGGTCAAGACCGTCGAGTCGCTCAGCGGCATCCGGATGGACCACTACCTCGAGGTCGACTTCTCCGGCTTCGAGAAGCTCATCGACGAGCTGGGCGGCGTCGACGTCACCACCACCAAGGCGATCGACGACCCCGACAGCCATCTGAAGCTCAAGGCCGGCACGCACACGCTCGACGGCGAGCAGGCCCTCGGCCTGGTCCGCACCCGGCACGGCGTCGGCGACGGCTCCGACCTGGGCCGCATCCAGCTCCAGCAGGCGTTCATCAAGGCCCTGGTCGACCAGGTCAAGCACGTCGGCCTCTTCACCAGCCCGACGAAGCTGTACGCCCTCGCGGACACCGCCACGAAGGCCGTCACCACCGACTCGGACCTGGGCACCGTGAACTCCCTCATGTCGTTCACGAACGGCCTCAAGGGCATCAGCTCGAAGCACATGAACATGGTCACGATGCCGGTCCAGTACGACCCGGCCGACCCCAACCGGGTCGTCGTCTCGCAGGCCAAGGCCAAACAGGTCTGGACGGCCCTCAAGAACGACCGGGCGATCCCGAAGGCGGCCACCCAGGGCAACGCCTCGGGCGAGGCGGCGGGCGTGGTGACGGCGTCGTAG
- the rpmE gene encoding 50S ribosomal protein L31 has product MKRDIHPEYVETQVSCTCGASFTTRSTIESGSIRADVCSECHPFYTGKQKILDTGGRVARFEARFGKAAAGSKK; this is encoded by the coding sequence TTGAAGCGCGACATCCACCCCGAGTACGTCGAGACGCAGGTCAGCTGCACCTGTGGCGCGTCGTTCACCACCCGTAGCACGATCGAGAGCGGTTCCATCCGCGCCGACGTCTGCTCCGAGTGCCACCCGTTCTACACGGGCAAGCAGAAGATCCTCGACACCGGTGGCCGTGTGGCCCGCTTCGAGGCCCGCTTCGGCAAGGCCGCCGCAGGCTCCAAGAAGTAG
- the prfA gene encoding peptide chain release factor 1 yields MFEAVEELLGEHADLEKKLADPSVHSDQANARKLNKRYAELTPIVATYRSWKQTGDDIETAREFAADDPDFAAEAKVLEKKREGLTEKLRLLLVPRDPSDDKDVILEIKAGAGGDESALFAGDLLRMYLRYAERVGWKTEIIDSTESELGGYKDVQVAVKTKGGQGATEPGQGVWARLKYEGGVHRVQRVPSTESQGRIHTSAAGVLVTPEAEEVDVEIHANDLRIDVYRSSGPGGQSVNTTDSAVRITHIPTGVVASCQNEKSQLQNKEQAMRILRSRLLAAAQEEAEREAADARRSQVRTVDRSEKIRTYNFPENRISDHRVGFKSYNLDQVLDGDLDAVIQACVDADSAAKLAAA; encoded by the coding sequence ATGTTCGAGGCCGTCGAGGAACTGCTCGGTGAGCACGCCGACCTGGAGAAGAAGCTCGCCGACCCGTCGGTCCACTCCGACCAGGCCAACGCGCGCAAGCTGAACAAGCGCTACGCCGAGCTCACCCCGATCGTCGCCACGTACCGCTCCTGGAAGCAGACCGGGGACGACATCGAGACCGCGCGTGAGTTCGCCGCCGACGACCCCGACTTCGCGGCCGAGGCCAAGGTGCTCGAGAAGAAGCGCGAGGGACTGACCGAGAAGCTGCGGCTGCTCCTCGTCCCGCGCGACCCGAGCGACGACAAGGACGTCATCCTCGAGATCAAGGCGGGCGCGGGCGGCGACGAGTCCGCGCTGTTCGCCGGCGACCTGCTGCGCATGTACCTGCGCTACGCCGAGCGCGTCGGCTGGAAGACCGAGATCATCGACTCCACCGAGTCCGAGCTGGGCGGCTACAAGGACGTCCAGGTCGCCGTGAAGACCAAGGGCGGCCAGGGGGCGACCGAGCCCGGGCAGGGCGTGTGGGCGCGGCTGAAGTACGAGGGCGGGGTGCACCGCGTGCAGCGCGTGCCGTCGACCGAGTCGCAGGGGCGCATCCACACCTCCGCGGCCGGTGTGCTGGTCACGCCGGAGGCCGAGGAGGTCGACGTGGAGATCCACGCCAACGACCTGCGCATCGACGTGTACCGCTCCTCGGGACCGGGCGGACAGTCCGTCAACACCACCGACTCCGCCGTGCGCATCACGCACATTCCCACCGGAGTCGTCGCCTCCTGCCAGAACGAGAAGAGCCAGCTGCAGAACAAGGAGCAGGCGATGCGTATCCTGCGCTCCAGGCTGCTCGCAGCGGCGCAGGAGGAAGCGGAGCGGGAGGCCGCCGACGCCCGGCGCAGCCAGGTCCGCACCGTCGACCGCTCCGAGAAGATCCGCACGTACAACTTCCCGGAGAACCGCATCTCGGACCACCGCGTGGGCTTCAAGTCGTACAACCTGGACCAGGTCCTGGACGGCGACCTCGACGCGGTGATCCAGGCCTGCGTCGACGCGGACTCGGCCGCCAAGCTGGCAGCCGCGTAA
- the prmC gene encoding peptide chain release factor N(5)-glutamine methyltransferase, producing the protein MLLAEVAQATQRLADAGVPSPRNDAEELAAFVHGVKRGELHSVKDSDFDARYWETIARREQREPLQHITGRAFFRYLELQVGPGVFVPRPETESVVGWAIDAVRAMDVVEPRIVDLCTGSGAIALALAQEVPRSRVHAVELSEDALKWTRKNMEGSRVDLRQGDALDAFRDLDGQVDLVVSNPPYIPLTEWEYVAPEARDYDPELALFSGEDGLDLIRGIERTAHRLLRPGGVVVIEHADTQGGQVPWIFTEERGWADAADHPDLNNRPRFATARRAMP; encoded by the coding sequence CTGCTGCTCGCTGAGGTAGCTCAGGCCACCCAGCGGCTGGCCGACGCCGGCGTGCCCTCGCCGCGCAACGACGCGGAGGAGCTCGCCGCGTTCGTGCACGGTGTGAAGCGCGGTGAACTCCACTCCGTGAAGGACTCCGACTTCGACGCCCGTTACTGGGAGACCATCGCCCGGCGCGAGCAGCGCGAGCCGCTGCAGCACATCACCGGGCGGGCCTTCTTCCGGTATCTGGAGCTCCAGGTCGGCCCCGGAGTCTTCGTCCCGCGCCCCGAGACGGAGTCCGTGGTCGGCTGGGCCATAGACGCCGTGCGCGCCATGGACGTCGTCGAGCCGCGCATCGTCGACCTGTGCACCGGCAGCGGCGCGATCGCGCTCGCCCTCGCCCAGGAGGTCCCGCGTTCCCGGGTGCACGCCGTGGAGCTGTCCGAGGACGCCCTCAAGTGGACCCGCAAGAACATGGAGGGGTCCAGGGTCGACCTGCGCCAGGGCGACGCCCTGGACGCCTTCCGCGACCTCGACGGCCAGGTCGACCTGGTCGTCTCCAACCCCCCGTACATCCCGCTCACCGAGTGGGAGTACGTCGCCCCCGAGGCCCGGGACTACGACCCCGAACTCGCCCTGTTCTCAGGGGAGGACGGCCTCGACCTGATCCGCGGCATCGAACGCACCGCGCACCGGCTCCTGCGCCCCGGCGGCGTCGTCGTCATCGAGCACGCCGACACCCAGGGCGGCCAGGTGCCGTGGATCTTCACCGAGGAGCGGGGCTGGGCCGACGCGGCCGACCACCCCGACCTGAACAACCGCCCGCGCTTCGCCACCGCCCGCAGGGCGATGCCGTGA
- a CDS encoding L-threonylcarbamoyladenylate synthase: MARRYDTNDATDRVTGLREAASAVRRGELVVLPTDTVYGIGADAFSSEAVADLLDAKGRGRNMPTPVLIGSPNTLHGLVTDFSELAWELVDAFWPGALTLVAKHQPSLQWDLGDTRGTVAVRMPLHPVAIELLTEIGPMAVSSANLTGHPAPENCDYAQEMLGDSVSVYLDGGPTPGNVPSSIVDVSREVPLLLRAGAISADELRKVVPDLEVAN; this comes from the coding sequence ATGGCACGGCGATACGACACCAATGACGCGACCGACCGCGTGACCGGTCTGCGCGAGGCCGCGTCCGCCGTCCGCCGTGGCGAGCTCGTGGTCCTGCCGACCGACACGGTGTACGGCATCGGCGCGGACGCGTTCTCCTCGGAGGCCGTCGCCGACCTGCTGGACGCCAAGGGCCGGGGCCGCAACATGCCCACGCCCGTGCTCATCGGCTCCCCGAACACCCTGCACGGCCTTGTCACGGACTTCTCCGAGCTGGCCTGGGAGCTGGTCGACGCGTTCTGGCCGGGCGCCCTCACCCTTGTCGCCAAGCACCAGCCGTCCCTGCAGTGGGATCTCGGGGACACCCGTGGCACGGTCGCCGTACGCATGCCCCTGCACCCCGTCGCCATCGAGCTGCTGACCGAGATCGGCCCGATGGCGGTGTCCTCGGCGAACCTGACGGGTCACCCCGCGCCGGAGAACTGCGACTACGCCCAGGAGATGCTCGGCGACTCCGTGTCCGTCTACCTCGACGGCGGCCCGACCCCCGGCAACGTCCCCTCCTCGATCGTCGACGTCAGCCGTGAGGTGCCGTTGCTGCTGCGGGCGGGCGCGATCTCCGCGGACGAGCTGCGGAAGGTCGTACCCGACCTCGAGGTGGCGAATTGA
- a CDS encoding protein-tyrosine-phosphatase produces MTAPDAGRGIGNGERAAEQTTTFGFPRDTFRILHVSTGNVCRSPITERLTRHFVSQRLGVLGGGLIVESAGTWGHEGAPMEANAETVLADFGADASGFTGRELLDEHVIMADLVLTATRDHRAQVISMGHSAGLRTFTLKEFTRLVNAIDPATLPPLEEGVVMRARALVRAAAALRGWLLAPTAEADEVYDPYGAPLPFFRSIGDEIHQALDPVVTALTGVPARA; encoded by the coding sequence TTGACAGCCCCTGACGCGGGGCGTGGCATAGGCAACGGGGAACGTGCCGCGGAACAGACGACGACGTTCGGGTTTCCGCGCGACACCTTCCGCATCCTCCACGTCAGCACCGGCAACGTCTGCCGCTCGCCGATCACCGAGCGGCTGACCCGGCATTTCGTGTCGCAGCGGCTCGGGGTGCTGGGCGGCGGGCTGATCGTGGAGAGCGCGGGCACCTGGGGTCACGAGGGCGCGCCGATGGAGGCCAACGCGGAGACCGTGCTGGCCGACTTCGGCGCGGACGCCTCCGGCTTCACCGGCCGGGAGCTGCTCGACGAGCACGTCATCATGGCCGACCTGGTCCTGACCGCGACCCGCGACCACCGAGCCCAGGTCATCTCCATGGGCCACTCGGCGGGCCTGCGCACCTTCACGCTGAAGGAGTTCACCCGCCTGGTGAACGCGATCGACCCGGCCACGCTCCCTCCCCTGGAGGAGGGCGTGGTCATGCGCGCCCGCGCCCTGGTCCGCGCGGCAGCGGCCCTACGAGGCTGGCTCCTGGCCCCCACCGCAGAAGCGGACGAGGTCTACGACCCCTACGGCGCCCCCCTCCCGTTCTTCCGCTCGATCGGCGACGAGATACACCAGGCGCTGGATCCCGTCGTCACGGCGCTGACGGGCGTGCCGGCACGGGCTTGA
- the glyA gene encoding serine hydroxymethyltransferase has translation MSVTHVPEADVLRRQDPELAEILLGERVRQATTLQLIAAENFTSPAVLAALGSPLANKYAEGYPGARHHGGCEIVDVAERIAVDRAKALFGAEHANVQAHSGSSAVLAAYAALLRPGDTVLALGLPYGGHLTHGSPANFSGRWFDFVPYGVDAETGLVDYEQVRVLARAHRPKAIVCGSIAYPRHLDYAFFREVADEVGAYLIADAAHPVGLVAGGAAPSPVPYADVVCATTHKVLRGPRGGMILCGGELAERVDRAVFPFTQGGAQMHTIAAKAVAFGEAATPAFTVYAHQVVANARVLAACLEAEGLAVVTGGTDTHLIVVDPAPLGADGRGARGLLAAAGLVLDCCALPHADARGLRLGTAAVTTQGMGEQEMARIAKLLARVVRGEIDGRRGREEARELAMAFPPYPG, from the coding sequence ATGTCGGTCACCCATGTCCCAGAGGCCGATGTCCTGCGTCGGCAGGATCCCGAGCTGGCCGAGATCCTGCTGGGGGAGCGGGTGCGGCAGGCGACGACGTTGCAGTTGATCGCCGCCGAGAACTTCACCTCGCCGGCCGTGCTGGCCGCGCTCGGCTCGCCGCTCGCCAACAAGTACGCGGAGGGCTATCCCGGCGCCCGTCACCACGGCGGCTGCGAGATCGTCGACGTCGCCGAGCGCATCGCCGTGGACCGGGCGAAGGCCCTGTTCGGGGCCGAGCACGCCAACGTACAGGCGCATTCGGGGTCGTCGGCCGTGCTCGCCGCGTATGCCGCGCTGCTGCGGCCCGGCGACACCGTCCTCGCGCTCGGGCTGCCCTACGGCGGTCATCTCACGCACGGGTCGCCCGCCAACTTCTCCGGCCGCTGGTTCGACTTCGTGCCGTACGGGGTGGACGCGGAGACCGGGCTGGTCGACTACGAGCAGGTGCGCGTGCTGGCCCGTGCCCACCGGCCCAAGGCGATCGTGTGCGGGTCCATCGCCTACCCCCGCCACCTCGACTACGCCTTCTTCCGCGAGGTAGCCGACGAGGTGGGCGCGTATCTGATCGCCGACGCCGCCCACCCCGTCGGGCTCGTCGCCGGGGGAGCGGCGCCCAGCCCGGTGCCGTACGCCGACGTCGTCTGCGCCACCACGCACAAGGTGCTGCGCGGGCCGCGCGGCGGGATGATCCTGTGCGGCGGAGAGCTGGCGGAACGGGTCGACCGGGCCGTTTTCCCGTTCACCCAGGGCGGCGCGCAGATGCACACCATCGCCGCGAAGGCGGTCGCGTTCGGCGAGGCGGCAACGCCGGCGTTCACCGTGTACGCCCATCAGGTGGTCGCCAATGCGAGGGTTCTGGCGGCCTGTCTCGAGGCGGAGGGGCTGGCCGTCGTCACCGGGGGCACCGACACCCATCTGATCGTCGTGGATCCCGCGCCCCTGGGCGCCGACGGACGCGGCGCGCGGGGGCTGCTCGCGGCCGCGGGCCTGGTCCTCGACTGCTGCGCGCTCCCGCATGCCGACGCCCGTGGCCTGCGTCTGGGCACGGCCGCGGTGACCACGCAGGGCATGGGCGAGCAGGAGATGGCCCGGATCGCCAAGCTGCTGGCGCGGGTGGTGCGGGGGGAGATCGACGGCAGGCGGGGCCGGGAGGAGGCACGGGAACTGGCCATGGCCTTTCCGCCGTATCCCGGGTGA
- a CDS encoding MraY family glycosyltransferase — protein MREYLLTLCITAAVTYLLTGPVRKFAIVAGAMPEIRARDVHREPTPRLGGIAMFFGLCAGLLVADHLTNLNEVFEKSNEPRALLSGAALIWLIGVLDDKFEIDALIKLGGQMIAAGVMVMQGLTILWLPVPLVGTVALTQWQGTLLTVALVVITINAVNFVDGLDGLAAGMVCIASTAFFMYAYRIWYSYGIEAAAPATLFAAILMGMCLGFLPHNMHPARIFMGDSGSMLIGLVLAAGAISVTGQVDPDLMNLYTNSERSSVHQMVPVYIPLVMPLTIIAIPAADLILAIVRRTWRGQSPFAADRGHLHHRLLEIGHSHSRAVLIMYFWSALIAFGTLTYSVNAGAMWIVLGVVILSAIGLVLLLLPRFTPRAPRWAEAFVPPRYRRRKAVAAVVEEPASVETPAVAAVASVAEGESGEAGPLPRTPVPAGVSGVSGVNGATAVGPRSRSAR, from the coding sequence GTGCGTGAATACCTGCTGACGCTCTGCATCACGGCCGCGGTGACGTATCTGCTGACAGGGCCGGTGCGGAAGTTCGCGATCGTGGCCGGAGCGATGCCGGAGATCAGGGCCCGTGACGTGCACCGGGAACCCACTCCGCGGCTCGGCGGGATCGCGATGTTCTTCGGACTGTGCGCGGGCCTGCTGGTCGCGGACCACCTGACGAACCTCAACGAGGTCTTCGAGAAGTCGAACGAGCCGCGCGCGCTGCTCTCCGGGGCCGCGCTGATCTGGCTGATCGGCGTCCTGGACGACAAGTTCGAGATCGACGCCCTGATCAAGCTGGGCGGCCAGATGATCGCCGCCGGTGTGATGGTGATGCAGGGTCTGACGATCCTGTGGCTGCCCGTCCCGCTCGTCGGCACGGTCGCGCTGACCCAGTGGCAGGGCACCCTGCTGACGGTGGCGCTGGTCGTCATCACGATCAACGCGGTCAACTTCGTGGACGGCCTCGACGGCCTCGCCGCCGGCATGGTGTGCATCGCCTCGACCGCGTTCTTCATGTACGCCTACCGCATCTGGTACTCGTACGGCATCGAGGCCGCCGCTCCGGCGACGCTGTTCGCGGCGATCCTGATGGGCATGTGCCTGGGCTTTCTGCCGCACAACATGCATCCGGCGCGGATCTTCATGGGCGACTCGGGCTCGATGCTGATCGGGCTGGTGCTGGCCGCGGGCGCGATCTCGGTCACGGGCCAGGTCGACCCGGATCTGATGAACCTGTACACGAACTCCGAGCGCAGTTCGGTGCACCAGATGGTGCCGGTCTACATCCCGCTGGTGATGCCGCTGACGATCATCGCGATCCCGGCCGCCGACCTGATCCTGGCGATCGTCCGCCGGACCTGGCGCGGTCAGTCGCCGTTCGCCGCGGACCGCGGGCACCTGCACCACCGGCTGCTGGAGATCGGCCACTCGCACAGCCGCGCGGTGCTGATCATGTACTTCTGGTCGGCGCTGATCGCGTTCGGCACGCTCACCTACTCCGTCAACGCGGGCGCCATGTGGATCGTCCTCGGGGTCGTGATCCTCAGCGCGATCGGGCTGGTGCTGCTTCTGCTGCCGCGCTTCACGCCGCGCGCCCCGCGCTGGGCGGAGGCCTTCGTGCCGCCGCGCTACCGCCGCCGCAAGGCCGTCGCGGCCGTCGTCGAGGAGCCCGCGTCCGTGGAGACGCCCGCCGTCGCCGCCGTCGCCTCCGTCGCCGAAGGGGAGTCCGGGGAGGCCGGTCCGTTGCCGCGCACGCCGGTCCCGGCCGGTGTCTCAGGGGTCTCAGGGGTCAACGGAGCGACTGCCGTGGGCCCTCGCTCCCGGTCGGCAAGGTAA
- the atpB gene encoding F0F1 ATP synthase subunit A, translating into MKEPAVSADPTQVLAFETDCHLFDGCGFPAPGLHSFLFEPLLGDADGNSYFNKTMLLALLGSVIVVGFFWAAFARPKVVPGKLQMVAEAGYDFIRRGVVYETIGKKEGEKYVPLIVSLFFFVWMMNLWSIIPIAQFPVTAIISYPAVLAGIVYILWVSLTFKRQGFVGAWKNFTGYDKSLGGVLPLSMTIELFSNLLVRPFTHAVRLFANMFAGHTLLLLFTIASWYMLNGIGIAYSAVSFVMVLVMTAFELFIQAVQAYVFVLLTCSFIQGALAEHH; encoded by the coding sequence ATGAAGGAGCCCGCGGTGAGTGCTGACCCGACACAGGTGCTCGCGTTCGAGACCGACTGCCACCTGTTCGACGGTTGTGGCTTCCCGGCTCCGGGCCTGCACTCGTTCCTGTTCGAGCCGCTCCTCGGCGACGCGGACGGCAACTCGTACTTCAACAAGACGATGCTGCTGGCGCTGCTCGGCTCGGTCATCGTCGTCGGCTTCTTCTGGGCCGCCTTCGCTCGTCCGAAGGTCGTCCCGGGCAAGCTCCAGATGGTCGCCGAAGCCGGCTACGACTTCATCCGCCGCGGCGTCGTCTACGAGACCATCGGCAAGAAGGAAGGCGAGAAGTACGTACCACTGATCGTCTCGCTCTTCTTCTTCGTCTGGATGATGAACCTCTGGTCGATCATCCCGATCGCCCAGTTCCCGGTCACCGCGATCATCTCCTACCCCGCGGTCCTCGCCGGCATCGTCTACATCCTGTGGGTCTCCCTGACCTTCAAGCGCCAGGGCTTCGTCGGCGCCTGGAAGAACTTCACCGGCTACGACAAGTCCCTCGGCGGCGTCCTCCCGCTGTCGATGACGATCGAGCTGTTCTCGAACCTCCTCGTGCGGCCCTTCACCCACGCCGTCCGACTCTTCGCGAACATGTTCGCCGGCCACACACTCCTGCTGCTCTTCACGATCGCCAGCTGGTACATGCTGAACGGCATCGGCATCGCCTACTCCGCCGTCTCGTTCGTGATGGTCCTCGTGATGACGGCCTTCGAGCTCTTCATCCAGGCCGTGCAGGCGTACGTCTTCGTCCTGCTGACCTGCAGCTTCATCCAGGGCGCGCTCGCCGAGCACCACTGA
- a CDS encoding ATP synthase subunit C, with the protein MSALQTLAAGVEIKGNLGSIGYGLAAIGPGVGVGIIFGNGTQALARQPEAAGLIRANQILGFAFCEALALIGLVMPFVYPTS; encoded by the coding sequence ATGTCCGCTCTCCAGACCCTTGCAGCCGGCGTCGAGATCAAGGGCAACCTCGGCTCGATCGGCTACGGCCTCGCGGCGATCGGCCCGGGCGTCGGCGTCGGCATCATCTTCGGTAACGGCACCCAGGCGCTCGCCCGCCAGCCCGAAGCGGCCGGCCTGATCCGCGCCAACCAGATCCTCGGCTTCGCCTTCTGTGAGGCGCTGGCCCTGATCGGTCTGGTCATGCCGTTCGTTTACCCGACCTCCTGA